Genomic segment of Sodalis-like secondary symbiont of Drepanosiphum platanoidis:
TTGAAAAAATGAAAAAAAAACGTACTTTAATAATAATTGCTCATAGATTATCTACTATTGAAAAAGCTGATAAAATATTAGTTATTGAAGATGGAAAAATTATTGAATATGGTTCTCATAAAATTTTAATTAAAAAAGATGGTTTATATGCTAAATTACATAACAATTATTATTCATAAAATTATTTATAATATTTGGTCAGGAAAATATTTTTTATATTTAATTTTATTACCATTATCATGGATATATAAATTATTTTTTAAAATTAGATTTTTAGCTTATTCATATGGATTTTTTAAAAAATATAAATTTTCTATACCAATTTTAATAGTAGGAAATATTACTTGTGGTGGAAATGGAAAAACTCCATTAGTTTTATGGTTAATAAAACAATTAAAAATTAATAAATGGAAAGTTGGAGTAGTTACTAGAGGATATAAAGGTAAATATAATAATTATCCATTGATAATAAATGATAAAACTAATGTTTATCAATGTGGAGATGAAGCATTACTAATATGGAAACGTACAAAAGTTCCTGTAATAGTTTCTCCTAAAAGAATTAAAGCAATTCCTATATTAATAAAAAAAAATTTAGATATAATTATATCTGATGATGGTTTACAACATTATTCTCTTGAAAGAGATTTAGAATGGATTGTTATTGATGGTAAAGAGCGTTTTGGTAATGGATGTTGTATTCCTGCAGGACCATTAAGAGAAAATATTAGTAGATTAAAAAATGTTGATCAAATAATAATTAATAATTATTTTAATAATAAAAAAAAAGAATTAACAATGTATCTTAAACCTAAATTAGCTATAAATTTATTAACAGGAAAAAAATCTTGTATAAAAAAATTAAAATCTGTTATAGCTATTGCAGGAATTGGTTTTCCAAATCGTTTTTTTGAAACAATAAAAATTTTAGGATTAACCCCTAAAAAAAAAATAATATTTCCTAATCATAAAAATTATAATAAAAAAATGTTAAAATCTTTAACAAAATTTGGAGAAAATTTATTAATGACTGAAAAAGATGCAATAAAATGTTATAAATTTGCTGATATATCATGGTGGTATCTTCCTGTAGAAGCTACTTTTAAAAAAAAAGATTCAAAAAAACTTATTTTATCAATTGAAAATATTATAAAAAAATATAAAAAATAATATTTTTTATATTTTAATTAAATTTTATATTATAAATATTTTCATAAAAAAATTATATATTAAATTTTTATATAAAAATATTTTAATTTTTAAAAAAAAAATTAAAAAATATTAAAAATTATTATTTAATATATAAATATATTAATTTATTTAAAATTAATTTATTTAAAATTTTAATATTTAATTTTTTAAATAAAATATATTAATTTTTAAAATTATATTTCATGAGAAAACTAATGGACTTTATTGCAATTATTCCTGCTCGTTTTTTATCTAGTAGATTACCAGGAAAACCATTAAAAATTATTAATGGAAAACCTATGATTTTACATGTTATGGAAAAAGTTATTTCTTCTAAAGCAAATAGAGTTATAATAGCAACAGATGATTATAAAATATATCAAGTAGTTAAAAAAGCATATGGAGAAGTTTTTTTAACAAGTAATATTCATAAATCTGGAACTGAAAGAATTTCAGAAATTATTAAAAAACTTAATTTTAAAAATGATCAAATAATTATTAATGTTCAAGGAGATGAACCATTAATTTTACCTGAACTTATTAATAAAGTAATTTTTAATTTTATTAAATTAAATCCTAGTATAGAAACATTAGCAGTTCCTATAGTTAGTGAAAAAGAAATGAATAATTTTAATATAATTAAATTAATTACTGATATTAATAATTATGCTATATATTTTTCTCGTTCTTCTATTCCATTTATAAATAATAAAAAAAATTTTTTTAAAAATTATAAAAATGAAATAAAAAAAAATATTTTTAGACATATTGGAATATATGCTTATACTGCTGGATTTATTAAAAAATATTTAAGTTGGCCAGAAAGTTTTTTAGAAAAAATTGAATCTCTTGAACAATTAAGAGTATTAAAATATGGAAAAAAAATACATGTAACTATTACAAATAAATATTCTGGGATTAGTGTAGATACAAAAGAAGATTTAAACATAGTAAAAAAAATTTTTAAAAAATATAAATAAATTATTTTATTAAAAATTTTATATAAATATTTAAAATTTAATAATTAAAATGTATTTGATTAATATTAATATTTTTATATATGTATTTTAAGTTTTTTAAATTATTTATTATATATAATAAATATTATAATTAATATTATTAATTTATTTAAATTAAATAATTATTTAATTATAAATATTTTTATATATAAAATAAATATTTTATAAATTTTTATTAAATATAAAAAATTTTAATAAAAATTATTTTATATAAATTTATTAAATTAATAGTTTTTATAAAAAATATTTTTTAATTTAATTAAATTAAATCAAAGAGTTAATAATTTATGATTAATCAATTAATATTAGTTTTAAACTGTGGTAGTTCATCTATAAAATTTGTTATTATAGATCCTAAAAAAAATATAAAATATATTTCAGGTATTGCTGAATGTTTAAATATAAAAAATTCATGTATTAAATGGAAATTTCATAATACTTCTATTAATAAAGTTTTTTTAAAATCTAAAAGTTCTCATAAGGAAGCATTAATTTTTATTATTAATAATATTTTAAAAAAAAATAAAAAAATTTTTAAAAAAATTATAGGAATAGGACATCGTATAGTTCATGGAGGAATAAATTTAAATAAATCAATAATTATTAATAATGAAGTTTTAAAAAAAATTAAAGATTCTATAATATTTGCACCACTTCATAATCCATCTCATTTAATTGGAATTTATGAAACTAAAAAATTATTCCCTAATTTATCCAATAAACAAGTTGCTGTATTTGATACTAATTTTTATAAAAATATGCCAAAAATATCATATCTTTATGCTATTCCATATTTAATGTATAAAAAACATGGAATACGTCGTTATGGTGCCCATGGAATTAGTCATAATTATGTTATATATCAAGCTTCAAAAATTTTAAAAAAATCTTTAAAAAAAAGTAATTTTATTAGTTGTCATTTAGGAAATGGAGGATCAATAAGTGCAATTAAAAATGGAATTTGTATAGATACATCTATGGGTCTTACACCATTAGAAGGATTAGTTATGGGTACAAGAAGTGGTGATATTGATCCATCTATTATTTTTTATTTAAATAAAAAATTAAACATGTCAATAAATGAAATTGAAATTTTATTAACAAAAAAATCTGGTTTATTAGGTTTAACAAATATTACTAGTGATTTAAAATATATAGAAAATAATTATTTTAATAATAAAATTTTTAAACGTGCTATAGATATATATTGTTATAGATTATCTAAATATATAGGTTCATATAGTGTTCTTATGAAAAATAAAATAGATGCTCTTATATTTACTGGAGGTATTGGTGAAAATTCTTCTATGGTTCGTTTATTAACATTAAAAAAATTAAAAATACTTGGATTTAAAATAGATAAAGAAAAAAATTTAATAACTAATTCTAAAAAAAATGGAATAATTACTACTGATAAAAGTCGTATTGCAATTGTAATTTCTACTGATGAAGAAATAATGATAGCTAAAGAAACTTTACGTTTAATTATTTAATTAATAAAATTTTATAAAAAATATATATTAAAATCATATAATTATAGGAGTTTTTGTGTCTAAAATAATTATGTTTATTCCTATTGGATCAAAAATTGGATTTTCAAGTATAATTTTAAGTATTTTAAATAAAATAGAAAAAGAAAATTTATCTTTAAAGTTTTTTCAACCTATTAAAAATGAAAATTTATCAAAAAATTATTTAGATATAACAAAATATCTTTTCAAAAAAAAATCTAATATATCATCAATAGATTCATTTTCTATAAAATATGCAGAATCTTTATTAAAATCTAATAAAAAAAATGATTTAATAGAAAATATTGTTTCAAAATGTTATATAAATATGAAAAACACAGATTTAATTTTTATTAAAGGATTATGTTTTAATAATGAATATAAATATATTAATAAAATTAATTATGATATAGCATCATCATGTAATGCAAATATTATTTTTATAATTGAAATAAATAATAAATATTATATAAAATATAAAAATAAAATTAAATTAAGTTTAGAAAAATATTTAAAAAATAAATCAAATAATATTTTTGGAACAATTCTAAATAAAATGTTTTATGTAAAAAATAAAAATAATTATATAAATTTTTTTTCAAAAAAAAATATAAATGAAAATAAATGTTTTTATGTTGATTATAAAAAATTATCTAAAAAATATTCTTTACCTAAAATAAATTTAATTCCTTGGAATAATAAAATATCTTATCCTAAACCTATAGATATATCTAATTATCTTAATGCAAAAATTATACATAAAGGAAAAATGGATAATCGTAAAATAAAATCAATAATTTATTATAAAAAAAATATTTTATTAAATATAGATAATATTTTAAAAAATTCTATATTAATAGCTTCTAAAAATTGCTTAAAAGATTTAATGCTTGCATGTTTATCTGAAATAAATGGAATTAAAATAAGTTCTATTATTTTAACTAATAATTTTAATTTTGATAAAAATATATATAAAATATGTAAAAAATCTATTAAATTAGGATTACCTATTTTTTCTGTAAAGATAAACTTTATAAATACATTAATAAAATTAAAAAATTTTAATATATCATTAGAATTATATAATGATTATAGATTAAATAAAGTTATAAATTATATATCTTCTTATATTAATTTTTCTAATTCTTTAAAATTATTAATTAATAATAAAAATAAAAAAAATAATAAATTATCTTCTTTTTTATTTCGTTCTTATATAACTGAAAAATCTAAAAAATTAAATAAAAAAATTATTCTTCCAGAAGGAGAAGATATAAGAATAATAAAAGCATCTTCAATTTGTGGAAAAAATAATATTGCTCATTGTGTTTTAATGGGAAATCCTAAAAAAATCATTAAAAAATTTTTAAAAAATAAAATAGAATTTTCTAAAAATATAGAAATTATTAATCCAATAAATATACAAAAAAATTATATTTCTCAACTTATTAAATTAAGAAAAGATAAAGGAATGACAGAAAAAATAGCTAAAAAAGAAATAAAAAAAAATATTGTTTTATCTACTTTAATTTTAAAAAAAAAATTAGTAGATGGATTAGTATCAGGAATTTCAAGTAGTACTGCAGATACATTAAGACCACCATTACAAATAATTAAAACTTCTGCTAATACTAAATTAGTATCATCAATTTTTTTTATGTTATTTCCTGATAAAATATTAATATATGGAGATTGTGCTATTAATACTAATCCTAATGCAGAACAATTAGCTGAAATTGCAATACAATCTTCAGATTCTGCAAAACTTTTTGGAATTAATCCTAAAATAGCTATGATTTCATATTCAACAAAAAACTCTGGATTTGGTAAAGAAGTAGATAAAGTATATGAAGCAACAATAATAGCAAAAAAAAAACGTCCTGATTTAATTATTGATGGACCATTACAATATGATGCAGCTATATCAAAAAAAGTTGCAAAATTAAAAGCTCCTAATTCACCAGTTGCTGGAAAAGCAACAGTATTTATTTTTCCTGATTTAAATACTGGAAATACTACTTATAAAGCTGTTCAAAGAACATCTAATATAATTGCTATAGGTCCTATATTACAAGGCATGAAACAACCTGTTAATGATTTATCTAGAGGTGCTTCAATAAAAGATATAATTTATACTATAGCATTAACATCAATTCAAGCAAATAAAAATTAATTTTAATTAAAATAATTATAATATATATTATTAATTATATATATTATATTTTAATAGGATATTTATATAAATGATATTTATTTCTTTTAATATTAATGGTTTAAGAGCTCATTTACATCAACTTGATGCTATTATTAATAAATATAATCCAGATGTTATTGGACTTCAAGAAACTAAAGTAGATGATAGTATGTTTCCATTAAATTTTATTTTAAATAATTATAAATATTATGTATATTTTTATGGTCAAAAAAAATATTATGGAGTTGCATTTCTTTGTAAAGAAAAACCTATTTTTATACAAAAAGGATTTATTACTGATAATAAAAATTCAGAAAAAAGAATTATTATATTAAAATTAATGACTTCTAAAGGAATTATTACTATAATTAATTGTTATGTTCCTCAAGGAGAAAATTGTAATAATATTATAAAATTCTCAAAAAAAAAAATATTTTATAAAAAAATTAATAATTATATTAATAATAATTGTTTTAATGAATCTTTTTGTATTATTATGGGAGATATGAATATTGCTCCAAGTAACTTAGATATAGGTATAGGAAAAAAAAATTATATTAATTGGTTAAATTCTGGAAAATGTTCTTTTCTTCCAAAAGAAAGAAAATGGATAAATAAATTATTTTCTTTAGGATTTATTGATGTATATAGAAAAATACATCCATTTATTAAAAACAAATATTCTTGGTTTGATTATCGTTCTAATGGATTTATAAAAAATAAAGGACTTCGTATTGATTTATTTTTAGTATCTAATAATTTATATAAATATATAAATTATTCTGATATAGATTATTCTATTAGAGAAATGAATAAACCTTCTGATCATGCTCCTATATGGGTTAAATTTAATATTTAAAAAATTTATTTAATATAAAATATATACAAAAAATTTTCATTTTATATATTTTTTAATATAATTTTTATAAAAAAATTATTATTTATATTATTAATATTTTTTTAAAAAATTCATTTATTAATAATTTATTATAATTAATAAATTTTAATATTATTGATTTTTTTATTAATATTTTAAATTATTATTTAATATTTTATATATTTTAATTTAAAATTTAATATTTATTTATAATTAATAATTATAAATTTTTTTATTTTTATTAAAAATTTTTTAAATAATTTTTTAAATTATTTTTCAATAAATGATTTATTTTAAATATATTTTTTAATAAATTTATTTTTTTTAAAAATTATATATATAATAAATTTATTAAAATATTTTATAATTAATAATATATTTTATATTATTATTAATACTATTTTAATATATTTACTTAAAAAATATATTATTAACATAATTATAATATTAAAATTAATTAATAAAATTTAATTTATTAAATTTATTTTTAATAAATTTTAAAAAAATTTTTATATAAATTAATTAAATTTAATTAAATAAATAATTTTTTAAAATTATTTAATTTAATTTTTTTTATATGTATAAATAAAATATATTTTTTTAAAATAAAATTAATTTTATAATTTTTTAATATTTTAATAGTTTATTTATTTTTTTAAATATTTAAATTTAAATAATATAAAATTTTTTATTTTTTAATAAAATTTAAAATATAATAATAATTGATATTAAAATATTTATTTATTTTAAAATTTAAATATTAATTTCTTTTATAAAAAATTTTTTCTTAATTTAATAAATTTATTTATATAAAATATTATTTTTATATATTTTAATTATATTATCAAATAATAAAATAATTTTTAATAAATTATTAAAATAACTAAAATTTTTAATTTAAATAAAAAAATTTTAAAAATAATTTATTTTAAAAAATTTTATAACGGAGGAAGTGAGATTCGAACTCACGAAAGGTTTTTTTATTCCTTTGCCAGTTTTCAAGACTGGTACCTTAAACCACTCGGTCATTCCTCCAAAATATATTAATTTTAAAAAAAATTATATAATATATAATTTTTATATAAAATATTTTTAATTTATTTTTATTTTTTATTAAAATAATAAATAGTTTGTTTTTTTATATTTATTTTAGTATAATTTAAAAAAAAAATATTTTCAATAATAAATACATATATTATGTATATTTAATAAGCGCTCTTAGCTCAGTTGGATAGAGCAACTGCCTTCTAAGCCGTAGGTCACAGGTTCGAATCCTGTAGAGCGCATTTTATTATAAAAATATAAATTTTATATATAAAATTTATATTTTTATTAAAATTTTAATTTAAAATATAAAAATTATTTTTTTATTAATTTAATTTATTAATAATTTTATTTTTTTATTTTTTTATTATTTTCTTTTTTTGATTTTTTAATTATTTTTTTAAAATTTTTTGATATATTATTATTCATTAATTTATCAATTTGAATTGAATCTAATGTTTCATACTTTATTAAAGCATCTTTCATAGAATGTAATATTTTTATATTTTTTATTAATAATTTTTTAGCACGTAAATAATTTTTTTCAATAATATTTTTAATTTCTTTATCTATTAAACATGATGTTTCATTAGATATATTTTTATTTTTTGATAATGATTTATTAATAAATATTTCACTTTCTTCTTCTGTATATAAAAGAGGTCCTAATTTTTCAGAAAAACCCCATTTAGTAACCATATTTCTTGCAATAGATGTTGCTATTTTTATATCATTAGAAGAACCAGTAGATATTTTTTTTAATCCATATATTATTTCTTCTGCTAATCTTCCTCCATATAATGTAGAAATTTGACTTTCTAATTTTTGACGACTAATACTTATTATATCATTTTTAGGAATAAAAAAAGTTATACCTAAGGCTCTTCCTCTAGGTATAATAGTAACTTTATGTACTGGATCATGTTCAGGTACTAAACGACCAACAATAACATGACCTGCTTCATGATAAGCTGTACATTCTTTTTGTTCATCAGTTATTACCATAGATCTTCTTTCTGTTCCCATTATAACTTTATCTTTAGCTTTTTCAAATTCATTCATAGATACTAAACGTTTGTTATTTTTAGCAGCATAAAGTGCTGCTTCATTAACTAAATTAGACAAATCAGCACCAGAAAAACCAGGTGTACCTCTTGCAATTAATAAAGCATTTACATCTTTTGAAATTGGTACTTTTTTCATATGTATTTTAAGTATTTTTTCTCTTCCTATAATATCTGGTAAATCTACTATAACTTGTCTATCAAATCTTCCAGATCTTAATAAAGCAGGATCTAAAACATCTGGACGATTTGTTGCAGCAATAACTATAACACTTTCATTTTCTTCAAATCCATCCATTTCTACTAACATTTGATTTAATGTTTGTTCACGCTCATCATGTCCACCACCTAAACCAGATCCTCTTTGTCTACCAACAGCATCAATTTCATCAATAAATATTATACATGGAGCTGTATTTTTTGCTTGATTAAACATATCTCTTACTCGTGAAGCTCCAACACCTACAAACATTTCTACAAAATCTGATCCTGAAATAGAGAAAAATGGAACCTTTGCTTCTCCAGCAATAGCTTTTGCTAAAAGAGTTTTTCCTGTTCCTGGGGGT
This window contains:
- the ftsH gene encoding ATP-dependent zinc metalloprotease FtsH, producing MSDMAKNLILWLIIVVIFMSFMQSFGYKNSNNHKIAYSTFIYELNNNQIEEAQIYKDKITVFKKNGRKYITTIPMHDNKLLDILLEKKVKILGAKPEDPSIFTSIFISWFPMILLIGVWIFFMKQIQGNGKGAMSFGKSKARMLSEDKIKITFSDVAGCDEAKEEVKELVEYLREPIKFQKLGGKIPKGILMIGPPGTGKTLLAKAIAGEAKVPFFSISGSDFVEMFVGVGASRVRDMFNQAKNTAPCIIFIDEIDAVGRQRGSGLGGGHDEREQTLNQMLVEMDGFEENESVIVIAATNRPDVLDPALLRSGRFDRQVIVDLPDIIGREKILKIHMKKVPISKDVNALLIARGTPGFSGADLSNLVNEAALYAAKNNKRLVSMNEFEKAKDKVIMGTERRSMVITDEQKECTAYHEAGHVIVGRLVPEHDPVHKVTIIPRGRALGITFFIPKNDIISISRQKLESQISTLYGGRLAEEIIYGLKKISTGSSNDIKIATSIARNMVTKWGFSEKLGPLLYTEEESEIFINKSLSKNKNISNETSCLIDKEIKNIIEKNYLRAKKLLIKNIKILHSMKDALIKYETLDSIQIDKLMNNNISKNFKKIIKKSKKENNKKIKK
- the lpxK gene encoding tetraacyldisaccharide 4'-kinase, encoding MLNYITIIIHKIIYNIWSGKYFLYLILLPLSWIYKLFFKIRFLAYSYGFFKKYKFSIPILIVGNITCGGNGKTPLVLWLIKQLKINKWKVGVVTRGYKGKYNNYPLIINDKTNVYQCGDEALLIWKRTKVPVIVSPKRIKAIPILIKKNLDIIISDDGLQHYSLERDLEWIVIDGKERFGNGCCIPAGPLRENISRLKNVDQIIINNYFNNKKKELTMYLKPKLAINLLTGKKSCIKKLKSVIAIAGIGFPNRFFETIKILGLTPKKKIIFPNHKNYNKKMLKSLTKFGENLLMTEKDAIKCYKFADISWWYLPVEATFKKKDSKKLILSIENIIKKYKK
- the kdsB gene encoding 3-deoxy-manno-octulosonate cytidylyltransferase; translated protein: MDFIAIIPARFLSSRLPGKPLKIINGKPMILHVMEKVISSKANRVIIATDDYKIYQVVKKAYGEVFLTSNIHKSGTERISEIIKKLNFKNDQIIINVQGDEPLILPELINKVIFNFIKLNPSIETLAVPIVSEKEMNNFNIIKLITDINNYAIYFSRSSIPFINNKKNFFKNYKNEIKKNIFRHIGIYAYTAGFIKKYLSWPESFLEKIESLEQLRVLKYGKKIHVTITNKYSGISVDTKEDLNIVKKIFKKYK
- a CDS encoding acetate kinase, translating into MINQLILVLNCGSSSIKFVIIDPKKNIKYISGIAECLNIKNSCIKWKFHNTSINKVFLKSKSSHKEALIFIINNILKKNKKIFKKIIGIGHRIVHGGINLNKSIIINNEVLKKIKDSIIFAPLHNPSHLIGIYETKKLFPNLSNKQVAVFDTNFYKNMPKISYLYAIPYLMYKKHGIRRYGAHGISHNYVIYQASKILKKSLKKSNFISCHLGNGGSISAIKNGICIDTSMGLTPLEGLVMGTRSGDIDPSIIFYLNKKLNMSINEIEILLTKKSGLLGLTNITSDLKYIENNYFNNKIFKRAIDIYCYRLSKYIGSYSVLMKNKIDALIFTGGIGENSSMVRLLTLKKLKILGFKIDKEKNLITNSKKNGIITTDKSRIAIVISTDEEIMIAKETLRLII
- the xthA gene encoding exodeoxyribonuclease III, which codes for MIFISFNINGLRAHLHQLDAIINKYNPDVIGLQETKVDDSMFPLNFILNNYKYYVYFYGQKKYYGVAFLCKEKPIFIQKGFITDNKNSEKRIIILKLMTSKGIITIINCYVPQGENCNNIIKFSKKKIFYKKINNYINNNCFNESFCIIMGDMNIAPSNLDIGIGKKNYINWLNSGKCSFLPKERKWINKLFSLGFIDVYRKIHPFIKNKYSWFDYRSNGFIKNKGLRIDLFLVSNNLYKYINYSDIDYSIREMNKPSDHAPIWVKFNI
- the pta gene encoding phosphate acetyltransferase; the protein is MSKIIMFIPIGSKIGFSSIILSILNKIEKENLSLKFFQPIKNENLSKNYLDITKYLFKKKSNISSIDSFSIKYAESLLKSNKKNDLIENIVSKCYINMKNTDLIFIKGLCFNNEYKYINKINYDIASSCNANIIFIIEINNKYYIKYKNKIKLSLEKYLKNKSNNIFGTILNKMFYVKNKNNYINFFSKKNINENKCFYVDYKKLSKKYSLPKINLIPWNNKISYPKPIDISNYLNAKIIHKGKMDNRKIKSIIYYKKNILLNIDNILKNSILIASKNCLKDLMLACLSEINGIKISSIILTNNFNFDKNIYKICKKSIKLGLPIFSVKINFINTLIKLKNFNISLELYNDYRLNKVINYISSYINFSNSLKLLINNKNKKNNKLSSFLFRSYITEKSKKLNKKIILPEGEDIRIIKASSICGKNNIAHCVLMGNPKKIIKKFLKNKIEFSKNIEIINPINIQKNYISQLIKLRKDKGMTEKIAKKEIKKNIVLSTLILKKKLVDGLVSGISSSTADTLRPPLQIIKTSANTKLVSSIFFMLFPDKILIYGDCAINTNPNAEQLAEIAIQSSDSAKLFGINPKIAMISYSTKNSGFGKEVDKVYEATIIAKKKRPDLIIDGPLQYDAAISKKVAKLKAPNSPVAGKATVFIFPDLNTGNTTYKAVQRTSNIIAIGPILQGMKQPVNDLSRGASIKDIIYTIALTSIQANKN